A genomic region of Gemmatimonadales bacterium contains the following coding sequences:
- a CDS encoding HAD-IA family hydrolase translates to MIRTTTVLFDLDGTLLDSIQLIIDSYHHSLATHGLPARSDAEWLAGIGTPLRVQFRDWAHDPALFDALVATYREYNISNHDARCCGYPGAVEMVQAIRNRGLRTGLVTSKQRAGAERGLRLLGLDAAMDVLVGADDVVNPKPHPEPLIKAADHLAVDPRSAIYVGDSVHDMESGRAAGMRTAAALWGPFSQSDLTRTQPDYWLETPADLITLLQRETA, encoded by the coding sequence ATGATTCGCACTACCACTGTACTATTCGACCTCGACGGCACCCTGCTCGATTCGATCCAGCTGATCATCGACAGTTACCACCACAGTCTGGCCACCCATGGCCTGCCCGCGCGGAGCGATGCGGAATGGCTCGCCGGCATCGGCACGCCGCTCCGGGTCCAGTTTCGCGACTGGGCCCACGACCCGGCGTTGTTCGACGCGCTCGTCGCGACCTATCGCGAATACAACATTTCGAACCATGACGCCCGTTGCTGCGGCTATCCGGGTGCCGTGGAGATGGTGCAGGCCATCCGCAACCGCGGCCTCAGGACCGGCCTGGTCACGAGTAAACAGCGGGCCGGGGCCGAACGCGGCCTTCGCCTGCTCGGCTTGGATGCGGCAATGGACGTCCTGGTCGGCGCGGACGATGTGGTCAATCCGAAACCGCACCCGGAGCCGCTGATCAAGGCAGCGGACCATCTTGCGGTCGACCCGCGGAGCGCCATCTACGTCGGCGACAGCGTCCATGATATGGAGAGCGGCCGAGCGGCAGGAATGCGAACGGCAGCTGCACTATGGGGACCGTTCAGTCAGAGCGATCTGACGCGAACTCAACCGGACTATTGGCTTGAAACACCGGCGGACCTGATCACGTTGTTGCAACGCGAGACCGCCTGA
- a CDS encoding DinB family protein — protein sequence MHPKLQAILDEFASASTRLQALSAQIPLEQWPKRRNPERWSVAECVAHLNVTSEAFLPLLTAAVEQAQAMSSPPQVRYRRDVFGWLLWRTMGPPVRFAIATPAAFVPAADLPPATLLEEFDRLQTAQVDLLRAVDGKPISEIHVASPFAPGRTYNLYSCFSILPRHQHRHLWQAEGIWKSANT from the coding sequence ATGCATCCCAAGCTCCAGGCCATCCTCGATGAGTTCGCCTCTGCCAGCACCCGGCTGCAGGCGCTCTCGGCGCAGATTCCTCTCGAGCAATGGCCGAAGCGGCGCAACCCGGAGCGGTGGTCTGTCGCCGAGTGTGTGGCGCACCTCAATGTGACGAGTGAAGCGTTCCTGCCCCTGCTCACCGCGGCAGTCGAGCAGGCGCAGGCAATGTCGAGTCCGCCACAGGTGCGTTACCGGCGCGACGTTTTTGGCTGGCTGCTCTGGCGCACCATGGGGCCGCCGGTTCGCTTTGCGATCGCGACACCCGCCGCTTTCGTACCGGCAGCCGACCTGCCGCCCGCAACGCTGCTCGAGGAGTTCGATCGCCTGCAAACTGCGCAGGTCGATCTGCTGCGAGCGGTGGATGGCAAGCCGATCAGCGAGATCCATGTGGCGTCGCCCTTTGCGCCGGGTCGGACCTACAACCTGTACTCGTGTTTCAGCATTCTGCCCCGCCACCAGCACCGGCACCTCTGGCAGGCGGAAGGGATCTGGAAGTCTGCGAACACCTGA
- a CDS encoding amidohydrolase family protein, translating to MPTPRPSTTARAWRRAAAGVFLLFAATASLSAQTIAIRAGGIADPSTGTTSGPAVIIVAGDQITAVGPNLPIPAGAEVVDLSGAIVSPGLIDTHTHLAAAYEPGATRLREYTVSVSTAERALQGVANAWQMLESGFTTVRDLGNAGNHADAALAMFFGGGDRRRAAVYGGASLANTRLFGRKVVGPTIVYSGKIVTPYGGQFQLSPEHPDIGRQDYAYADTRDELRRAIRENVHHGATWIKITIDDYPYRYTVDDVRFVVAEAAAAGARVTAHCVTDAGARIAIDGGVASIEHGYVMSDETLALSRDRGIVLVGTESPGVFMQRFGRTEHDSRTIERLRRAHKTGAKLAFGTDIIRAPSDVSRGVVTMSVVDAWVEAGIPARDILRAMTSDAAALLGMERERGLIRPGYYADLIATRVSPLSEIATLKDVTFVMKHGVIMKDPS from the coding sequence TTGCCAACGCCACGTCCATCCACAACAGCACGGGCCTGGCGTCGAGCGGCGGCTGGCGTGTTTCTGCTCTTTGCGGCGACCGCTTCCCTCTCCGCCCAAACGATTGCCATCCGCGCCGGCGGCATCGCCGACCCGAGCACCGGCACGACGAGCGGCCCCGCCGTCATCATTGTCGCCGGCGACCAGATCACGGCGGTCGGACCCAACCTCCCGATTCCTGCCGGCGCCGAGGTCGTCGACCTGTCGGGCGCCATCGTGTCGCCAGGCCTGATCGACACCCACACGCACCTTGCCGCTGCCTATGAACCAGGCGCCACGCGGCTCCGCGAGTATACCGTCTCGGTCTCGACTGCCGAACGCGCCCTGCAGGGTGTTGCCAACGCGTGGCAGATGCTGGAGTCGGGTTTCACGACCGTGCGCGACCTCGGCAACGCCGGCAACCATGCAGACGCGGCGCTCGCGATGTTCTTCGGGGGCGGCGACCGTCGGCGCGCTGCGGTCTACGGCGGCGCCTCTCTCGCCAATACCCGACTGTTCGGCCGCAAGGTCGTGGGCCCGACGATCGTCTATTCGGGTAAGATCGTGACGCCCTACGGCGGCCAGTTCCAGCTTTCGCCAGAGCATCCCGACATCGGCCGGCAGGACTACGCCTACGCCGACACGCGCGACGAGCTACGGCGTGCCATTCGCGAGAACGTGCACCACGGCGCCACCTGGATCAAGATCACGATCGACGACTATCCGTACCGCTACACCGTCGACGATGTGCGCTTTGTAGTCGCCGAGGCCGCGGCGGCAGGTGCGCGGGTCACGGCGCACTGCGTCACGGATGCCGGAGCGCGGATTGCCATCGATGGCGGCGTCGCATCGATCGAACACGGCTACGTCATGAGCGACGAAACACTGGCACTCTCGCGCGACCGTGGCATCGTCCTGGTGGGCACCGAGTCGCCTGGCGTGTTCATGCAGCGGTTTGGGCGGACCGAGCATGACAGCCGCACCATCGAGCGGCTCCGACGCGCGCACAAGACTGGCGCCAAGCTGGCGTTCGGCACCGACATCATCCGGGCGCCCTCGGACGTCTCGCGAGGCGTCGTAACGATGTCGGTCGTCGACGCCTGGGTCGAGGCCGGGATTCCGGCGCGCGATATTCTTCGTGCCATGACGAGCGATGCAGCCGCCCTGCTTGGCATGGAGCGCGAGCGCGGCCTGATCCGTCCTGGTTATTACGCCGACCTGATTGCCACTCGCGTCTCGCCGCTGAGCGAGATTGCCACCCTGAAAGACGTCACCTTCGTGATGAAGCACGGTGTCATCATGAAGGATCCCTCTTAG
- a CDS encoding glycosyltransferase family 1 protein, which yields MRIAIFSEVYWPMISGVAQTLDRTVQALISRGHSVRVYSARYALPAGVTDRPEAHRSPARPFALSPEVEWARPRQAEITADLAAFGPDVVHLATEFPMGRAGLKAARRLRVPIVASAHTDYESYAARYGFGWAVTPGWIYLRRFYRHAEVVLAPSRAYQEQLQRRGVRHTGVWSRGIDTDRFHPRHRSEAYRQSLGIAPGDLLVAYVGRLAPEKGVDRLLDAWAALSARHPRAHLAFTGSGALEQAIAERGLPRTHLTGVRRGAELATAYASADVFVLPSTTETFGNVLLEAMASGAASIAMAAGGVLDYGRNGDNVRLVSPEASLLPALDELLIDERARRHLAAGGRATAETRTWAAVDDELVRQYRGAMTRGAAYRTESKLPVRPVAQTSS from the coding sequence ATGCGGATTGCGATCTTCTCGGAAGTCTACTGGCCGATGATCAGCGGGGTGGCCCAGACTCTCGATCGAACGGTACAGGCGCTCATCAGCCGAGGTCATTCGGTTCGAGTCTACAGTGCGCGTTACGCCTTGCCCGCTGGTGTCACCGACCGCCCCGAGGCGCACCGGTCGCCGGCCCGGCCGTTTGCCCTCTCGCCCGAGGTGGAATGGGCCCGGCCGCGGCAGGCGGAGATTACCGCAGACCTAGCGGCGTTCGGTCCCGACGTGGTGCACCTGGCCACCGAGTTTCCAATGGGTCGAGCGGGCCTCAAAGCCGCGCGCCGGCTCCGGGTCCCGATCGTCGCGTCGGCGCACACCGATTACGAGAGCTACGCAGCACGGTACGGCTTCGGCTGGGCCGTGACGCCGGGCTGGATCTACCTGCGCCGGTTCTACCGCCATGCCGAGGTCGTGCTGGCGCCGAGCCGGGCGTATCAGGAACAGTTGCAGCGTCGGGGGGTTCGGCATACCGGGGTCTGGAGCCGAGGCATCGATACCGATCGCTTTCATCCGCGCCACCGCTCGGAGGCGTACCGGCAGTCGCTGGGCATCGCTCCGGGCGACCTCCTCGTGGCGTACGTCGGTCGGCTGGCGCCAGAGAAGGGCGTCGATCGACTGCTCGACGCATGGGCAGCGTTGAGCGCGCGGCACCCTCGTGCGCACCTTGCTTTTACCGGATCCGGCGCGCTCGAACAGGCCATTGCCGAGCGAGGTCTGCCGCGAACCCACCTGACCGGCGTCCGGCGGGGGGCCGAGCTCGCAACCGCGTATGCGTCCGCCGATGTCTTTGTCCTGCCGTCGACGACCGAGACCTTCGGCAACGTCCTCCTGGAGGCCATGGCCTCGGGGGCAGCCTCGATCGCCATGGCAGCCGGCGGCGTGCTCGACTACGGCCGGAACGGCGACAACGTGCGCCTGGTGTCGCCCGAGGCTTCGCTGCTGCCTGCGCTGGACGAGCTACTGATCGACGAACGCGCACGCCGGCACCTGGCGGCTGGCGGTCGCGCGACGGCAGAGACGCGGACGTGGGCTGCGGTAGACGATGAACTGGTGCGGCAGTACCGCGGGGCGATGACCCGCGGCGCAGCGTACCGAACGGAATCGAAGCTGCCAGTTCGCCCGGTCGCCCAGACCTCGAGCTAG
- a CDS encoding beta-lactamase family protein yields MRRTFSVAGLVSLVFAAPGAAQAGPQGPPDAVALGALDSVVASYVAQGLALGGELLVLHHGKVLLHRAHGLADREAGRPWTVGTIANIRSMTKTLTGAAVELLIDRGKLSLDDRVSKYLPSFDNDRSRAITVRQILTHRAGLPLTNIERLDQYPNLMAQVDAVGEKGPAHAPDSKFWYSDAGTDVAAALVQTAGGKPFAEFVRTELIEPLGMTDTFFGIDASDSRWPRIASAYYGSGGSWTRFWNPADGKPLYPFAWGSQTLYSTPRDYARFLQLWLDEGRVGGRQLLSKEAVLRQTTPASPMSMLGSDARVPTGFRGLEVWYGQMSVLHVETAHPTRVRILGHSGSDGTNAWAWPDRDLIVLYFTQSRGGTTPLRFEEALERFVVNPGTAAEPAPVAYQGLVGRYVANFGPFTNEVFEVLWRNGKLVLDVPSRLAFDLVWLEDAKRWGAEIAREGLQVAFEPSEGAPAAKLVFYQADKAYDVPRVGTPLADSLRIDRAVAPSELADAAGRYEVTGSQNEIEIIVHEGGLAIRGPDGSVNRLRPSRQAGLWHVRDAPNVGIVFNRDASGQVVSMTRRTRTDVTWPRRRADDPAPR; encoded by the coding sequence ATGCGTCGCACGTTCTCCGTTGCCGGCTTGGTGTCACTGGTGTTTGCCGCTCCCGGAGCGGCACAGGCGGGCCCTCAGGGGCCGCCCGATGCCGTGGCGCTCGGGGCTCTCGACTCGGTCGTCGCGTCGTACGTTGCCCAGGGGCTGGCGCTCGGCGGCGAGCTGCTGGTGCTGCACCATGGCAAGGTCCTGTTGCACCGGGCTCACGGCCTGGCCGACCGCGAGGCGGGCCGACCCTGGACCGTGGGTACGATTGCCAACATCCGGTCGATGACCAAGACGCTGACCGGTGCGGCCGTGGAGCTCCTGATCGACCGGGGGAAACTCTCGCTCGATGACCGGGTCAGCAAGTACCTGCCGAGTTTCGACAATGACCGTTCCCGCGCGATCACGGTGCGGCAGATCCTGACACACCGGGCCGGTTTGCCGCTGACCAACATCGAGCGCCTCGATCAGTACCCCAACCTGATGGCCCAGGTAGACGCCGTCGGCGAAAAGGGGCCCGCTCACGCCCCGGACAGCAAATTCTGGTACAGCGACGCCGGCACCGACGTCGCGGCCGCCCTAGTCCAGACCGCCGGCGGAAAGCCCTTTGCTGAGTTTGTGCGTACCGAACTGATCGAGCCGCTGGGCATGACGGACACCTTCTTCGGCATCGATGCGAGCGACTCCCGCTGGCCGCGGATTGCGAGCGCCTACTACGGATCTGGCGGGTCGTGGACTCGCTTCTGGAATCCGGCGGATGGCAAGCCGCTTTACCCCTTTGCCTGGGGCTCGCAGACGCTCTACTCGACCCCGCGGGACTACGCCCGCTTTCTCCAGCTCTGGCTCGACGAGGGGCGGGTCGGGGGCCGGCAGCTCCTGTCGAAGGAGGCTGTCCTGCGGCAGACGACGCCGGCATCGCCGATGTCGATGCTCGGCAGCGATGCGCGAGTACCGACGGGGTTCCGCGGGCTCGAAGTCTGGTACGGACAGATGTCCGTGCTGCACGTCGAGACCGCGCATCCGACTCGCGTCCGCATTCTGGGGCACAGCGGGTCGGACGGTACCAACGCCTGGGCCTGGCCCGACCGTGATCTGATCGTGCTCTACTTCACCCAGTCGCGGGGCGGCACCACACCGCTCCGGTTCGAGGAGGCGCTCGAACGCTTCGTCGTCAATCCCGGCACGGCTGCCGAGCCGGCGCCGGTTGCGTACCAGGGACTCGTCGGTCGCTACGTGGCCAACTTCGGGCCTTTCACGAACGAAGTCTTCGAGGTGCTCTGGCGGAACGGCAAGCTCGTGCTCGACGTGCCGAGCCGGCTCGCGTTCGATCTCGTGTGGTTGGAGGACGCTAAGCGCTGGGGTGCCGAGATCGCGCGTGAAGGGTTGCAAGTTGCTTTCGAACCGAGCGAAGGTGCGCCGGCTGCCAAGCTGGTCTTCTATCAGGCGGACAAGGCGTATGACGTTCCACGGGTTGGCACGCCGCTGGCCGATTCGCTCCGGATCGATCGCGCTGTGGCCCCGTCTGAGCTTGCGGACGCTGCTGGTCGCTACGAGGTCACCGGCTCCCAAAACGAGATCGAGATCATCGTTCACGAGGGCGGGCTCGCCATTCGCGGGCCCGATGGCAGCGTCAATCGCCTTCGACCCTCCCGACAGGCAGGCCTTTGGCATGTTCGCGATGCGCCGAACGTCGGCATCGTGTTCAACCGTGACGCTTCGGGCCAAGTCGTCTCGATGACGCGCCGGACCCGCACGGACGTGACCTGGCCCAGGCGGCGCGCGGACGACCCCGCACCGCGCTGA
- a CDS encoding MarR family transcriptional regulator, whose translation MNEIPFFATTSAFAMRVGQLATSLYDGMDACLAAHGIELPGYTTSIVQTLYHGGPQSISDLAQELKLSHQLASQRVNWLVRAGFVTSASHADDRRVRVVRLSRAGRVQATKLQEFLPLLAEAYGDLFEEIGVDLHDATLRASAALEARSLADRVAVPVNGSRPR comes from the coding sequence TTGAACGAGATTCCCTTTTTCGCAACGACCTCGGCCTTCGCGATGCGGGTCGGGCAGCTCGCGACCTCGCTGTACGACGGCATGGACGCCTGCCTGGCGGCGCACGGCATCGAGCTGCCGGGCTACACCACGAGCATCGTCCAGACCCTGTACCACGGCGGGCCGCAGTCGATCTCGGATCTTGCGCAGGAATTGAAGCTGTCTCACCAACTTGCATCGCAACGCGTCAACTGGCTGGTGCGGGCAGGCTTCGTGACGAGTGCCTCACACGCCGATGACCGGCGGGTCAGAGTGGTGCGCTTGAGTCGAGCGGGGCGGGTGCAGGCGACCAAGCTGCAGGAGTTCCTGCCGCTCCTGGCCGAGGCGTACGGCGATCTGTTCGAGGAAATCGGCGTGGACCTGCACGATGCCACGCTGCGCGCGTCAGCGGCGCTCGAGGCGCGATCGCTCGCGGACCGGGTTGCCGTACCGGTAAACGGGTCCCGTCCCCGCTGA